The Syntrophorhabdaceae bacterium genome includes a region encoding these proteins:
- a CDS encoding MaoC/PaaZ C-terminal domain-containing protein: MIALGINAKEVAMRMRGRGKTFDDLNVGDEVITMGRTVTEADVVNFAGISGDYHPEHTHEEYASKSPLGGRVAHGILISAMASGMVNQTGITEGTTIALLEMRERFLKAVRFGDTIRAVFRIVNKKETKKPDRGIITASLQVLNQRDEAVLEAEVVIMLYRRGYPQ, translated from the coding sequence GTGATAGCATTGGGCATCAACGCCAAAGAGGTGGCGATGCGAATGAGAGGACGTGGCAAGACCTTCGATGATCTCAATGTTGGCGATGAGGTCATCACCATGGGTAGAACAGTCACAGAGGCCGACGTGGTCAATTTCGCCGGCATCTCCGGAGATTATCATCCCGAGCACACACATGAGGAATACGCGAGCAAGAGTCCGCTCGGCGGCCGGGTGGCCCACGGCATTCTCATCTCGGCGATGGCTTCCGGCATGGTCAATCAGACTGGCATAACGGAAGGGACGACCATCGCACTCCTCGAGATGAGAGAACGGTTTCTCAAGGCTGTCAGGTTCGGCGACACGATTCGGGCGGTATTCAGGATCGTAAACAAGAAGGAAACTAAAAAGCCGGACAGGGGGATTATCACGGCCAGTTTACAGGTGCTCAATCAAAGGGATGAGGCCGTTCTCGAGGCCGAGGTCGTAATCATGCTTTATAGAAGGGGTTATCCCCAATAG